GTGCCGCCGTATCCGCCGACCCGCTACACCGCCGAGCAGCCGGAGGTCAGCGCCTGGCTCAGACGGGCCCCGGAAAATGGAGGGGCACCGCCGGACTACGAGACCGCCGGGGTCAAGTACCACTACCTCGCCAACCAGCAGGCCACCGACGGCGACTACGGCCTGTACCGGGTCGATATCGGGCCGGCCGGCGGCGGGCCCCCGGCGCACTACCACCGGGCCATGTCGGAGGCCTTCTTCGTGCTGTCCGGGACGATCAAGCTCTACGACGGCACGGAGTGGGTCGACGGCCGCGCGCGCGATTTCCTCTACGTGCCGCCGGGCGGAATCCACGGCTTCCGTAACGAGGCCGACGAACCCGCGTCGATCCTGATGCTGTTCGCGCCCGGTGCTCCGCGCGAGACCTACTTCGAAGGTTTTGGCGCACTGGCCGACATGACCGACGACGAACGCAGCGAGTGGTTCGTCCGGCACGACAACTTCTGGGTCTGAGGCGCCGCGTCGCCCGTAGTTAGCGCCTTCTTCAACTCAAGTTTCATCACGGCGTGAATTTCCTATTGCGTTGAGACTAGTTTCAACGTAGCGTGAGGATAGTTTCAACGAACCGTGAAAATCAGGAGTAGACGATGCACACCACCTCGAAGACCGAAGTCTTGGTCGTCGGTGCCGGGCCGGTCGGGCTGGTCGCCGGCTGCGAACTCGCCCGCCGCGGCATCCGCGTGCGAGTAATCGACAAGTTGGCAGCACCCACCGACCAGTCCCGGGCCATCGCGGTGCACTCCCGCAGCCTGGACATGTATTCCCGGATGGGCATCATTGACGAGATGGTGAGCACCGGGGTCAAGGCCACCGCGATGCGGATGTACGCCGGCAGCAGCAGGCTGTTCCACGTCCCGCTGAGCGTCGTCGATAGCGCGTTCCCATTCAGCTTGGTCACGGCGCAAACCGAGACCGAGCGGGTGCTGACCGAATACCTGGAGTCGCTCGGTGTCACGATCGAACGCGGTGTCGAACTGGTCGCGCTGAAGCAGGACGACGCCGGCGCGCACCTCACCTTGCGGCACGCCGACGGAGTGACCGAACTCCTCACCACGCCGTGGGTGATCGGTGCCGACGGCGCCCGCAGCACCGTGCGCAAACTTGTCGGCACCAAACTCGCCGGTTCCTTTGTGGGAGAACGCTTTCTGCTCGGCGACGTCGATGCCGAGCATCAGCTGGACCGGGATTCGATGTACACCTTCTTCGCCCCCGACGGGCCGGTGGTGGTACTGCCGATGCGGGAAGGGCGGATGCGTTTTCTGGCCGAGATCCACGACGCGCCAGGCGCCCCGCTGAACCTCCACCCCACACAGGACGAACTGCAGACGATCCTCGACCAGCGAGTCGGCGGAATCCACTTGCTTACCTCGCATTGGCTGACCAGTTTCGAGGTCCACCACGCGCGGGTGCCCGCCTACCGCTGGGGCCGGGTCTTCCTGGCCGGCGACGCCGCCCACATCCACAGCCCGGCCGGTGGCCAGGGCATGAACACCGGCATGCAGGACGCATTCAACCTGGCATGGAAGCTGGCCGCGGTGCTCAATGGCGAAGCCGGCGAGCGGCTGCTGGACAGCTATGAAGCCGAACGACTTCCCGTTGCCCACAAGGTCATTTCGTTCACCGATCGGCTCACCCGGGTGGGAACGTTGTCCGGGGTGCCGCGGGTAATCCGCAACCTGATCGTGAAGACCCTGTCCCATATCCCGGCGATCAGCCGATTCGTCGCCAACGTCGTCGAGGAGATCGACATCGGCTACCGGGACAGCCCCATCGCCGTGGGCCAACCGGTCAAACGCGCCAAAGCGGTTGCCGGTGATCATCTTCCACATGTCGTCGACGAGACGGTGCAGAAGCAGCTCAGCGCCGTCTGCGGCGCACAGAACACCGGCCACACCGTGGTCACCGTCGCCCATGGACATGTGGCACCCGCCGCGGGGGAGGGCGAGTTGCAGGTCCTGGTCACCGATGCCGACACGCCGGTCGCAGGGTACGACGCCGTCATCGCCGACCCGAAAGGTCTTGTGGCACAACGACTCGGACTCACCGCCGGAGGCCGGGTCGTGGTCCGCCCGGACGGCTACCTCGGGGCGGTCGCCGCCCTCGCCGACACCGCCACCATCGCCGACTACTTCGCCACACTGAGGAGCTGAACCACCATGTACACCTTCGATATCGACGCCGCGGACATGTTCGAGGACCGCACCCACCAGTTCGAGAAGTTCGGCATTCCGCTCGACGACATCGAGCGGATGCGCGAAGCCGTCATCGACATGTGGACCGACGCGCCCGGCGGGTGGACCTACGAATGGT
The Mycobacterium sp. 050128 genome window above contains:
- a CDS encoding FAD-dependent monooxygenase, coding for MHTTSKTEVLVVGAGPVGLVAGCELARRGIRVRVIDKLAAPTDQSRAIAVHSRSLDMYSRMGIIDEMVSTGVKATAMRMYAGSSRLFHVPLSVVDSAFPFSLVTAQTETERVLTEYLESLGVTIERGVELVALKQDDAGAHLTLRHADGVTELLTTPWVIGADGARSTVRKLVGTKLAGSFVGERFLLGDVDAEHQLDRDSMYTFFAPDGPVVVLPMREGRMRFLAEIHDAPGAPLNLHPTQDELQTILDQRVGGIHLLTSHWLTSFEVHHARVPAYRWGRVFLAGDAAHIHSPAGGQGMNTGMQDAFNLAWKLAAVLNGEAGERLLDSYEAERLPVAHKVISFTDRLTRVGTLSGVPRVIRNLIVKTLSHIPAISRFVANVVEEIDIGYRDSPIAVGQPVKRAKAVAGDHLPHVVDETVQKQLSAVCGAQNTGHTVVTVAHGHVAPAAGEGELQVLVTDADTPVAGYDAVIADPKGLVAQRLGLTAGGRVVVRPDGYLGAVAALADTATIADYFATLRS
- a CDS encoding cupin domain-containing protein; this encodes MSLVVPPYPPTRYTAEQPEVSAWLRRAPENGGAPPDYETAGVKYHYLANQQATDGDYGLYRVDIGPAGGGPPAHYHRAMSEAFFVLSGTIKLYDGTEWVDGRARDFLYVPPGGIHGFRNEADEPASILMLFAPGAPRETYFEGFGALADMTDDERSEWFVRHDNFWV